The DNA window TCAGAGCGGGTAACAAATGCATTAAAAATAGCATGAGGAATCATGATAAGGTTTTTTAACCCGCTTTCATACAGTTGAGCATCAAGAACAACATGCATTTGGCCAACAATAATTAAAACCCCAATGCCTGAAAGCATACCTCTAATCACCGCTGGAGATACAGCTCTAAAGTAGCGGCCTAGTTTAAGGAAGCCCCCCAAAAATTGCATTAGCCCACTTAAAACGACAATCAATGCAAATACTTCAAGACCATATTTCTGTACCATTTCAAAGATAATGACAGCAAGTCCCGCAGACGGTCCTGATATCTGTAAGGGGGCGCCACCAAGAAAACCAACAACAATGCCTCCGACTATTCCGGTAATTAGTCCTAATGCGGGAGGTAAACCTGAAGCCAGAGCAACCCCCATACCCAAAGGTAATGAGATTAAAAAAACAACCAAAGATGGACTTAAGTCTTTGATTGTTTTTATGTACAGAGAGTGCAACATAAAACAGATCTATAAAGTACTTTCTAGGTTTAATAAAGTTATTACTACTTATGTTTTTGTACTGAATAGAAATTCTGGTTGAGCATGATTGGCGAAAAGTCAACAAGCTATTTTTAGTAAAGAGAACCATGTTAAATTTAAACAAATCTAAAATATAAATTGTCAAAAACATCCATAAAACATTATGTTGTGTTGTATTAATATACAGATTTTATTTTTAAGGAGGTCATATCATGGGTTTATTTAATTTTATTAAAGATGTAGGTGCCAGTGTTTTAGGTGCAAGTAACGAAGAGCAAAACAATGAGCAAATAGAAAAAAAGATTATTGGCTTTGTAACCAAAGATTTACAGTTGGCTGTGGTGGACTTTAATGTAGATGTTCAAGGAGAAACTGCTTATCTAAAAGGAGAAGCTGGTAACTCTGAGCAACGAGAAAAGTTGATTCTTGCGGTTGGGAATATTGAAGGCATTGCTCAAGTTAATGATGATGCAATGACAACTTTTAAAGTGTCAACGGTAGAGCCAAGGTTTTATACTGTCAAAAAGGGCGACTCATTATCTAAGATTGCTAAAGAGTACTATAATGACCCGATGAAGTATCAACAAATTTTTGAAGCCAATAAACCGATGTTAGCTGATCCAGATAAAATTTATCCTGGGCAAACTTTGAGAATTCCACAAGATATAGCTTAAAAAAGACCGTTATAGTTAGCTCAAAGACAAAATCAGGTTGATTTGCTTTGGGCGCTATTTAGGGTTTAGAAATTAAAAATGTTCCTATTAAGAGTAAGATGATGCCCAAGGTTTTTGTTGGGGTAATGATGATGGTTTTGCCCAATAGACCAAAGTGATCATAAAAAAGGGAAGCCATCAACTGCACCGCAATTAAGGTGCTAAAAAAAATCAGTCCACCCATTTTAGGAACAAAAACTAGACTTGCAAAAATATAAAAAGCTCCAACAAAACCACCCATTAATAAATAACTGTGTTTAACATGCAGTTGAGAAAAGTTTGGTCTGTCTAAACCTGTAAAAATGATTATTGTGCTGATGCAGCTGATAGCAATGATAAAGTTAAACAAGGCTCCCCATAGAGGGTGACCAAGTTTATCACCCAGTTTAGCATTGGCAATGGCCTGCAAGGGAACAATAAGACCTAAAATAATAGGAATGAAGTACTGTATTGATTTCATCTCCTGTGTTTTATATAATGAAAGGCTGCATGCACCAATTGTTTAACACTATTTTTTTACTTTTTGTTGTTTTTTTGGTGTCTTGTGCAAGAGTAGATCCGCAAAAGGAATATATCAATAAGCTTTTTTCTGATCAAACCGAAACAGTATTCATTGAGCTTGATTATATGCAGGGGACATT is part of the bacterium genome and encodes:
- a CDS encoding DMT family transporter translates to MKSIQYFIPIILGLIVPLQAIANAKLGDKLGHPLWGALFNFIIAISCISTIIIFTGLDRPNFSQLHVKHSYLLMGGFVGAFYIFASLVFVPKMGGLIFFSTLIAVQLMASLFYDHFGLLGKTIIITPTKTLGIILLLIGTFLISKP
- the lysM gene encoding peptidoglycan-binding protein LysM yields the protein MGLFNFIKDVGASVLGASNEEQNNEQIEKKIIGFVTKDLQLAVVDFNVDVQGETAYLKGEAGNSEQREKLILAVGNIEGIAQVNDDAMTTFKVSTVEPRFYTVKKGDSLSKIAKEYYNDPMKYQQIFEANKPMLADPDKIYPGQTLRIPQDIA